Proteins co-encoded in one Medicago truncatula cultivar Jemalong A17 chromosome 8, MtrunA17r5.0-ANR, whole genome shotgun sequence genomic window:
- the LOC11443107 gene encoding defensin-like protein 1 has translation MERKTLGILFMLFLVLAADVAVKTAEGRRCESQSHKFKGPCVSDSNCGSVCRGEGFIGGDCRGVRHRCFCTRNC, from the exons ATGGAGAGGAAAACACTCGGCATTTTGTTCATGCTCTTCCTTGTCTTAGCCGCTG ATGTTGCGGTGAAGACAGCAGAGGGTCGAAGGTGTGAATCTCAGAGTCACAAGTTTAAGGGACCATGTGTGAGTGACAGCAACTGTGGATCGGTATGCAGGGGTGAAGGTTTCATTGGTGGTGATTGTCGGGGTGTCCGTCACCGCTGCTTTTGCACCAGAAATTGTTGA
- the LOC11435745 gene encoding defensin-like protein 1, which yields MERKTLWFLFMLFLLLAADIAVKTAEGRRCESKSHKFKGPCSRDSNCASVCRGEGFTGGDCRGFRRRCFCTRNC from the exons ATGGAGAGGAAAACACTCTGGTTTTTGTTCATGCTCTTCCTTCTCTTAGCCGCTG ATATTGCGGTGAAGACAGCAGAGGGTCGAAGGTGCGAGTCTAAGAGCCACAAGTTTAAGGGTCCATGTTCACGTGACAGCAACTGTGCATCGGTATGCAGAGGTGAAGGTTTCACTGGTGGTGATTGTCGAGGCTTCCGTCGCCGCTGCTTTTGCACCAGGAATTGTTGA